One genomic window of Streptomyces sp. NBC_01498 includes the following:
- a CDS encoding ATP-binding protein, whose translation MAPPSEDPAGLRLLEREPEIAAAAHAVEGLFGDTPCGSLLVYRGAAGLGKTALLSEVRRMAAGRCTVWSARGGETVTSVPFHVVRQLLRPALAERGPGVRALLGDGYDIVGPALGVAPPRDHPADPQGVRDGLEALFRRLAEDRPPLVVLVDDAHWSDLESLAWLASFARRRGGPPILVVVAYRSEEAIGECAHLLRAVGDSARLVVTLKALTSEATARLARAALGDHADDPFCREVWEVTGGNAYETVELLAKARDEALDPVATSADTLSALGATTRGTGLITRLEELGTTTTRFAWAAAILGTDISLELVVALAGMGPDEAAHCAERLRAARILVGTDPLEFVHPLIATAVYRAIPGATRTAFHGRAAWLVTRSGRGAALAARHLLQVHPDNDSELVAQLREAAAEHLAVGAPDAARRCLERALTEPPLPPVRAQVLYELGCATLLSSPATTVRHLRDAIDTRLLDDTTRVDAVFRLSQALTHNDQTSEAADVVAAEAARTPPGPAQMRLKTAHFLWEGVQDNEDDGRQRSHRLAVTAAGLTGRDNTERVLLMLRAFDATARGESAEEIVRIAHSALIDGALAPGTGWTGTSWGFEPPALLALSLAFADQLDHAERLFDEGMRAFEISGWSGGHLAFAHTLVGYAHRRRGRLAEAETYLRESLRLADRVGDRLPIHWNGICMLVDTLLARGRVDEAREAAGRYAFAPPYASSIAIPDARSVRGRLLLALGRTEEAVAELEATGRALTVRGRHNGIMAGWALDLARALRDVDPVRAAELAAYARDRAERFGTRTAIGVALCCSASLTDGPAAANLLAEAVTHLEESPCMYELAVARVEYGIAARSAADLVRGRALALECGADGLAERARLAREGVSAAGDAGDWR comes from the coding sequence TCGGGGACACGCCCTGCGGCAGCCTCCTCGTCTACCGGGGCGCGGCCGGCCTCGGCAAGACCGCGCTGCTCTCCGAGGTCCGGCGCATGGCGGCCGGGCGCTGCACGGTCTGGTCGGCGCGCGGCGGCGAGACCGTGACATCCGTGCCGTTCCACGTCGTACGGCAGCTGCTGCGGCCCGCGCTGGCCGAGCGCGGCCCCGGCGTACGGGCCCTGCTCGGTGACGGGTACGACATCGTCGGCCCCGCCCTCGGCGTGGCGCCGCCCCGGGACCACCCCGCCGACCCGCAGGGCGTACGGGACGGCCTGGAGGCCCTCTTCCGCAGGCTCGCCGAGGACCGGCCCCCGCTCGTCGTGCTCGTGGACGACGCGCACTGGTCGGACCTGGAGTCCCTCGCCTGGCTGGCGTCCTTCGCCCGGCGCCGGGGCGGCCCGCCGATCCTCGTCGTCGTCGCGTACCGCAGCGAGGAGGCCATCGGCGAGTGCGCGCACCTCCTGCGGGCCGTCGGCGACAGCGCCCGGCTGGTCGTCACCCTGAAGGCCCTCACCTCCGAGGCCACCGCCCGGCTCGCCCGCGCCGCCCTCGGCGACCACGCCGACGACCCGTTCTGCCGCGAGGTGTGGGAAGTCACCGGCGGCAACGCCTACGAGACCGTCGAACTCCTCGCCAAGGCACGGGACGAGGCCCTCGACCCCGTCGCCACGTCGGCCGACACCCTCAGCGCGCTCGGCGCCACGACACGCGGCACCGGACTGATCACCCGACTGGAGGAACTGGGCACCACCACGACCCGCTTCGCCTGGGCGGCCGCGATACTCGGCACCGACATCTCCCTCGAACTCGTCGTCGCCCTCGCCGGGATGGGCCCCGACGAGGCCGCACACTGCGCCGAACGGCTCAGGGCGGCCCGCATCCTCGTCGGCACCGACCCGCTGGAATTCGTCCACCCCCTCATCGCGACCGCCGTCTACCGCGCCATCCCCGGCGCCACCCGGACCGCCTTCCACGGCCGCGCCGCCTGGCTCGTCACCCGCAGCGGCCGGGGCGCCGCCCTCGCCGCCCGGCACCTGCTCCAGGTCCACCCCGACAACGACTCCGAACTCGTCGCGCAGTTGCGCGAGGCCGCCGCCGAACACCTCGCCGTCGGCGCCCCCGACGCCGCCCGCCGCTGCCTCGAACGCGCCCTGACCGAACCGCCGTTGCCCCCGGTACGCGCCCAGGTGCTGTACGAACTGGGCTGCGCCACGCTGCTGTCGTCCCCCGCGACCACCGTCCGCCATCTGCGCGACGCCATCGACACACGGCTCCTCGACGACACCACACGCGTCGACGCCGTCTTCCGTCTCTCCCAGGCACTGACACACAACGACCAGACCTCCGAGGCGGCCGACGTCGTCGCCGCCGAGGCCGCCCGCACCCCGCCGGGACCCGCGCAGATGCGCCTGAAGACCGCGCACTTCCTGTGGGAGGGCGTGCAGGACAACGAGGACGACGGCCGGCAGCGTTCCCACCGGCTCGCCGTGACCGCCGCCGGACTCACCGGCCGCGACAACACCGAACGCGTCCTGCTCATGCTGCGCGCCTTCGACGCCACGGCACGCGGCGAGAGCGCCGAGGAGATCGTCCGGATCGCCCACAGCGCCCTGATCGACGGGGCGCTCGCCCCCGGCACCGGCTGGACCGGCACGTCCTGGGGTTTCGAACCACCCGCCCTGCTCGCGCTCTCCCTCGCGTTCGCCGACCAACTCGACCACGCCGAGCGGCTGTTCGACGAAGGCATGCGCGCCTTCGAGATCTCCGGCTGGTCCGGCGGCCATCTCGCCTTCGCCCACACGCTCGTCGGCTATGCCCACCGCCGGCGCGGGCGCCTCGCCGAGGCGGAGACATACCTGCGGGAGAGCCTGCGCCTGGCCGACCGGGTCGGCGACCGCCTGCCGATTCACTGGAACGGCATCTGCATGCTGGTCGACACCCTGCTCGCGCGCGGCCGGGTCGACGAGGCACGGGAGGCGGCCGGACGCTACGCCTTCGCCCCGCCGTACGCCTCGTCCATCGCCATCCCGGACGCCCGCTCCGTCCGGGGCCGGCTGCTGCTGGCCCTCGGCCGTACGGAGGAGGCGGTCGCCGAACTGGAGGCAACGGGGCGGGCGTTGACCGTACGGGGCCGGCACAACGGCATCATGGCGGGCTGGGCCCTCGACCTGGCGCGGGCGCTGCGCGACGTGGATCCCGTACGCGCCGCCGAACTCGCCGCGTACGCCCGCGACCGCGCCGAGCGCTTCGGCACCCGCACCGCGATCGGGGTCGCGCTCTGCTGCTCGGCGTCCCTGACCGACGGACCGGCCGCCGCGAACCTGCTCGCGGAGGCCGTCACCCACCTCGAAGAGTCCCCCTGCATGTACGAACTGGCCGTCGCCCGCGTCGAGTACGGCATCGCCGCCCGGTCGGCCGCCGACCTCGTACGGGGCCGCGCGCTCGCCCTCGAATGCGGCGCGGACGGCCTCGCGGAACGGGCCCGCCTCGCCCGGGAAGGCGTCTCCGCGGCGGGGGACGCCGGGGACTGGCGCTAG